One window of the Glycocaulis alkaliphilus genome contains the following:
- a CDS encoding aminotransferase class IV yields MIWLNGTIMEAGQARIGIADRGFLLGDGLFETMRLEAGSLRRWDRHLARLTEGLAALDIPFDAGLDIPGIAADLARRNALDAATIRLTVTRGEGGRGLEADEAAPTVAITASALPPRPDGLRLITLDAPRRAPLTLAAHYKMIGYGDNILARRMAKARGGDMAVMLSPEGRIACADSANLFWVTGRTIYTPSLDTGALNGTTRAAILDGFARRGLHVEEDHFRQESFASAEAIIVTNATLGAVPAAMLDGRLLKTDSTLAALVCDIERDAR; encoded by the coding sequence ATGATCTGGCTGAACGGCACCATTATGGAGGCCGGGCAGGCCCGCATCGGCATTGCCGACCGGGGATTTCTGCTGGGCGACGGCCTGTTTGAGACCATGCGCCTTGAAGCGGGCAGCTTGCGCCGCTGGGACCGGCATCTGGCCCGGCTGACCGAAGGCCTTGCGGCGCTGGATATTCCATTTGATGCCGGGCTGGACATACCCGGCATCGCCGCGGATCTCGCCCGGCGCAACGCGCTGGACGCCGCCACCATCCGCCTGACCGTCACGCGGGGTGAAGGCGGGCGCGGGCTGGAGGCGGATGAGGCGGCACCGACTGTCGCGATAACGGCCAGCGCGTTGCCGCCGCGGCCTGATGGTTTGCGCCTGATAACGCTCGACGCGCCGCGCCGCGCACCGCTCACCCTGGCTGCGCATTACAAGATGATCGGCTATGGCGACAATATCCTTGCCCGGCGGATGGCAAAGGCGCGCGGCGGCGACATGGCCGTGATGCTGTCACCGGAAGGGCGTATCGCCTGCGCCGACAGTGCCAATCTGTTCTGGGTCACGGGCCGGACAATCTACACGCCTTCGCTGGACACCGGCGCCCTTAACGGCACAACGCGGGCGGCCATCCTTGATGGTTTTGCCCGGCGCGGACTGCACGTGGAGGAAGACCATTTCCGCCAGGAATCATTCGCCTCGGCTGAAGCAATCATCGTGACCAATGCCACGCTGGGCGCAGTGCCCGCGGCCATGCTGGACGGGCGATTGCTGAAAACGGACAGCACCCTTGCCGCACTGGTCTGCGATATAGAGCGCGATGCGCGCTAG